A genomic stretch from Clostridia bacterium includes:
- a CDS encoding electron transfer flavoprotein subunit alpha/FixB family protein yields the protein MKLTDESERNNYKNVWTLSEMIDGAAHPVSYELLGAARALAEARGCEVWAVALGNAVAEETAAELIARGADKVIAIEDPALAAFNDELECNILERLVREYRPEILLGAATTRGRALIPRLAGALYTGLTADCTQLEIDPETGDLLQTRPAFGGNIMATIRSGGFRPQMATVRPKVMKALRSDPDRRGTVLRENLEESDFRGAKEVLESVKTYDNAVNISDARIIVAGGRAMNGPDGFKFLERLAEKLGGAVAASRAAVDNGWIAYPHQVGQTGQTVQADLYIACGISGQIQHLVGIQSCKTIVAIDVDDTTPMMKLADIAIKGDLFEVVPEIINELDKRRADNADHR from the coding sequence AAGCTTACGGATGAATCCGAGAGAAATAATTATAAAAACGTATGGACGCTGTCGGAAATGATCGACGGCGCGGCGCATCCGGTGTCTTACGAGCTGCTCGGCGCGGCGCGCGCTCTCGCCGAAGCGAGAGGGTGCGAAGTCTGGGCCGTTGCGCTCGGGAACGCCGTCGCGGAAGAAACGGCCGCGGAGCTTATCGCCCGCGGCGCGGACAAGGTTATAGCTATTGAAGATCCGGCTCTCGCGGCGTTCAACGACGAACTGGAATGCAATATATTAGAGCGCCTCGTGCGCGAATACCGGCCGGAAATACTGCTCGGGGCAGCAACGACGCGCGGCCGCGCGCTTATTCCGCGCCTTGCGGGAGCGCTTTATACGGGACTTACGGCGGACTGCACGCAGCTTGAGATCGATCCCGAAACCGGCGATCTGCTTCAGACGCGCCCGGCGTTCGGCGGCAATATCATGGCGACGATCCGGAGCGGCGGCTTCCGTCCGCAGATGGCTACCGTGCGGCCGAAGGTGATGAAGGCGCTCCGGTCCGATCCTGACAGACGCGGTACGGTGCTGAGAGAAAACCTCGAAGAGTCGGATTTTCGCGGCGCGAAGGAAGTGCTTGAATCCGTCAAAACGTATGATAACGCCGTCAATATAAGCGACGCGCGCATAATAGTCGCCGGCGGGCGGGCGATGAACGGACCGGACGGCTTCAAGTTTCTGGAGCGCCTCGCGGAGAAGCTGGGCGGCGCCGTGGCGGCGAGCAGGGCAGCGGTTGACAACGGTTGGATCGCATATCCGCATCAGGTCGGTCAGACCGGGCAGACCGTTCAGGCCGATCTGTATATTGCCTGCGGCATCTCCGGCCAGATACAGCACCTCGTCGGTATACAATCCTGCAAAACCATAGTGGCGATCGACGTTGACGATACTACGCCGATGATGAAACTTGCCGATATAGCGATAAAAGGGGATCTGTTTGAGGTGGTCCCCGAAATAATAAATGAACTCGATAAAAGGAGAGCGGACAATGCTGATCATAGGTGA
- a CDS encoding dihydropteroate synthase produces MLIIGEKLNGAIKSVAEAIRNRDAAFIRDLATKQLERRADYIDVCSGVPDGDADVLKWMIELIQEDHPDVRFSLDSPNTDTIVSCIPLCKNPGFINSVSLEGDKIDKIAGALAGRDDWKIIALLLDETGMPETVGKRMENFGGIVKKIEEYKLDMDRFYFDPLVFSIGTSPDSFVNFIGTAKLIREQYPKAHIVSGLSNISFGLPSRKTINQAFLVGAMMSGMDSAIIDSLSRDMMGAVYAAEALLGVDEYCVGYLDAFREDMFGIQKQG; encoded by the coding sequence ATGCTGATCATAGGTGAAAAATTAAACGGCGCCATCAAATCCGTCGCGGAGGCGATACGGAACCGCGACGCCGCGTTTATACGCGATCTGGCAACGAAGCAGCTTGAACGCAGAGCGGATTATATCGACGTATGTTCGGGAGTTCCGGACGGCGACGCGGACGTGCTCAAGTGGATGATAGAGCTGATCCAGGAGGATCATCCCGACGTGCGCTTCAGTCTTGACAGTCCGAACACGGATACGATCGTTTCGTGTATCCCTCTCTGCAAGAACCCGGGATTTATCAATTCGGTCTCGCTTGAGGGCGATAAGATAGACAAAATAGCCGGAGCTCTCGCCGGTCGGGACGACTGGAAAATAATCGCGCTGCTGCTTGATGAGACCGGTATGCCGGAGACCGTAGGGAAACGTATGGAGAATTTCGGCGGAATAGTGAAGAAAATCGAAGAATACAAGCTCGATATGGACCGCTTTTATTTCGATCCGCTCGTCTTCAGTATCGGAACTTCGCCGGACAGCTTCGTCAACTTCATCGGAACGGCCAAACTCATACGCGAACAGTACCCGAAGGCGCATATCGTCAGCGGCCTTTCCAACATATCCTTTGGGCTCCCGAGCCGCAAAACCATCAATCAGGCGTTTCTTGTGGGCGCGATGATGTCCGGCATGGACAGCGCGATCATTGACTCGCTGAGCCGTGATATGATGGGCGCGGTCTACGCCGCGGAGGCGCTTCTGGGCGTCGACGAATACTGCGTCGGATACCTCGACGCGTTCCGGGAAGATATGTTCGGGATTCAGAAGCAAGGGTAG
- a CDS encoding helix-turn-helix transcriptional regulator translates to MAINGYPLRGLVKIRKAKGLNQLKVAMDLSISREALSHYETGKRSPDIQTLLRLSDYFGVSIDYLIKGE, encoded by the coding sequence ATGGCAATAAATGGATATCCGTTGCGCGGACTTGTGAAAATACGCAAGGCAAAGGGGCTCAACCAGCTCAAAGTCGCGATGGATCTCTCCATCAGCCGCGAGGCGCTTTCGCACTACGAAACCGGAAAACGATCCCCTGACATACAGACGCTCCTCAGACTCTCCGACTACTTCGGCGTTTCGATAGATTACCTTATAAAAGGCGAATAG
- a CDS encoding Gx transporter family protein, with the protein MKNGVKKLTVCGLMTALCLILGYIEHLLPLSLLIPLPGIKLGLSNIALLVLLLKYGPAYAYGVTALKCTLSALLFGSVTSLAFSLTGGLLAMTAMWLLTAAFKEKLSVFGVSVAGAVMHNVGQLAAASVFMSSAAVFSYLPLLALAGTVTGLATAAVTSRALHLTGYDKE; encoded by the coding sequence ATGAAGAACGGCGTTAAGAAACTGACGGTCTGCGGACTGATGACCGCGCTCTGTCTGATACTCGGATATATAGAGCACCTGCTTCCCCTCTCGCTGCTGATACCGCTGCCGGGGATCAAGCTCGGGCTCTCGAACATCGCGCTGCTGGTGCTGCTGCTGAAGTACGGGCCGGCTTACGCCTACGGCGTTACGGCGCTGAAATGCACGCTCTCGGCGCTGCTTTTCGGTTCGGTCACGTCGCTCGCGTTTTCGCTGACGGGCGGACTGCTCGCTATGACGGCGATGTGGCTGCTGACGGCGGCGTTCAAGGAGAAGCTCTCCGTCTTCGGAGTCAGCGTCGCCGGCGCGGTTATGCACAACGTCGGGCAGCTCGCCGCGGCGTCGGTCTTCATGAGCTCGGCGGCGGTGTTTTCGTACCTGCCGCTGCTCGCTCTCGCCGGAACCGTGACCGGCCTCGCCACCGCCGCAGTCACCTCCCGCGCCCTGCACCTGACGGGATATGATAAGGAATAG
- a CDS encoding NusG domain II-containing protein, whose amino-acid sequence MKSKLSLKFKRHDAIVIAAALLLAAAVFLLTLPKAGGDRLYAEISRGGEVLATLPLDTDAEYIVNGDYENVVTIANGSAFFSSSNCPNEDCVHAGRLTKAGQLAVCLPNGVTLRIVGAEADVDAIAG is encoded by the coding sequence ATGAAAAGTAAGCTGAGCTTGAAATTCAAACGGCACGACGCGATCGTCATCGCCGCGGCGCTGCTTCTCGCGGCGGCGGTGTTCCTGCTCACGCTCCCGAAGGCGGGCGGAGACCGGCTTTACGCCGAGATCAGCCGCGGGGGCGAAGTTCTCGCAACGCTTCCGCTCGACACGGACGCGGAATATATCGTCAACGGCGACTATGAAAACGTGGTTACGATCGCGAACGGAAGCGCGTTTTTCAGCTCGTCAAACTGCCCCAATGAAGACTGCGTACACGCCGGACGGCTGACGAAGGCGGGACAGCTCGCCGTCTGCCTGCCGAACGGAGTTACGCTCCGCATCGTCGGCGCCGAAGCCGACGTCGACGCGATAGCGGGGTGA
- a CDS encoding FAD:protein FMN transferase yields MKRIIAALSALTLIFTLAACGKGGSSGAAEVRTATVFAMDTFVTFTAYCGDGTLEKAGRLVTELDAKLSRTKADSDIGKLNASGAAGAEVSAETAELLKEALACCAESDGVFDITIAPVTDLWDVNGKTVSGSRPTLPSPAQIADAMLCVGYKYLTVDGNTAKFAYEGMSCDLGGIAKGYAADKAVELLRTDGVSSALIQVGSSVYVMGEKPDGSAYTVGVRDPEGGANDYVGTLALKDKYVTSSGDYERYFELDGKRYCHIFDTALGSPIDNDLRSVTVVTDSGTRGDYLSTTLFCLGLENAMRKCQNEGVSALFITKDRRIYTVGADFDGFTLTSGDYTHEK; encoded by the coding sequence ATGAAAAGGATAATCGCGGCGCTTTCCGCGCTGACTCTCATATTCACACTCGCCGCCTGCGGAAAAGGCGGCTCATCCGGCGCGGCCGAAGTCCGCACCGCGACAGTCTTCGCGATGGACACCTTCGTCACCTTCACCGCTTACTGCGGCGACGGAACGCTCGAAAAGGCCGGGCGGCTCGTGACGGAGCTCGACGCGAAGCTTTCGCGCACGAAGGCGGACAGCGATATCGGAAAGCTAAACGCCTCCGGCGCGGCGGGCGCCGAGGTGAGCGCCGAGACCGCGGAACTGCTGAAGGAGGCGCTCGCCTGCTGCGCTGAGTCCGACGGCGTATTCGATATAACGATAGCGCCCGTAACGGATCTCTGGGACGTCAACGGCAAAACCGTGAGCGGCAGCCGCCCGACTCTCCCCTCTCCCGCTCAGATCGCGGACGCGATGCTCTGCGTCGGGTATAAGTATCTGACGGTCGACGGCAATACGGCGAAATTCGCCTATGAAGGCATGAGCTGCGACCTCGGCGGCATCGCAAAGGGCTACGCCGCGGACAAGGCGGTCGAGCTGCTCCGCACCGACGGCGTTTCATCCGCGCTGATACAGGTCGGCAGCAGCGTCTACGTCATGGGCGAAAAGCCCGACGGCAGCGCCTACACGGTCGGCGTACGCGATCCCGAGGGCGGCGCGAACGACTACGTTGGCACTCTCGCGCTGAAGGATAAGTACGTAACCTCCTCCGGCGACTACGAGCGCTATTTCGAGCTTGACGGAAAGCGCTACTGCCACATCTTCGACACCGCGCTCGGATCCCCGATAGACAACGACCTGCGCAGCGTGACCGTCGTCACCGACAGCGGAACGCGCGGCGACTACCTCTCCACGACGCTCTTCTGCCTGGGGCTCGAGAACGCGATGCGAAAGTGTCAGAACGAGGGAGTTTCCGCGCTATTCATCACGAAGGACAGGCGCATTTACACAGTCGGCGCGGACTTCGACGGTTTCACGCTGACGAGCGGAGATTACACTCATGAAAAGTAA
- a CDS encoding valine--tRNA ligase, protein MRKELEKTYDPGKVEDSIYDFWLKGNYFSAKVDPAKKPYTIVIPPPNVTGQLHMGHALDETMQDILIRTRRMQGYSALWIPGTDHAGIATQIVVEADLRNNEGKTRYDLGRERFVRRVWDWKELYGSRILKQLRKLGSSCDWSRERFTMDEGCSEAVKEVFINLYNKGLIYRGNRIINWCPRCTTALSDAEVEYKEQPGHFWHIRYPIKGTSKSLVVATTRPETMLGDTAIAVNLNDERYKSIVGKTAILPLVGREIPIIADEYVDMEFGTGCVKITPCHDPNDFEVGKRHGLEEILIMDENACINENGGRYFGLDRYAARKQIVADLEKEGYLVKIEDHVHNVGECYRCKTTVEPIASRQWFVKMAPLAKPAIEAVESGEIKFVPERFSKIYINWMNNIHDWCISRQLWWGHRIPAYYCDDCGEMVVSKENVAVCPKCGSKHMRQDEDVLDTWFSSALWPFSTLGWPKQTADLDYFYPTTTLVTAYDIIFFWVARMIFSGLEHTGKPPFKTVFIHGLVRDSQGRKMSKSLGNGIDPLKVIEQYGADALRFALATNNSPGNDMRFSDEKVEASRNFANKLWNAARFVLMNLHSDETALPATLTLDDKWILSKLNNVVADVTANIDKFELGIALDKVYSFIWDDFCDWYIELAKIRLFAGGEQAAGAERVLVYVLDKILKLLHPFMPFITEEIWQSIPHEGKALVAAPWPEYSEALNFASDEESMNLIMAAIKEIRAKRAAMNIPLSKKAALFIETDKPETFAKGAEFFKRLAGVSEIEIERELSVANALTMVVPSAKLMIPMNELVDPEKERARLNKEKAATENEITRCESRLNNEGFISKAPAKLVDEERKKLASLKEMLAKIEDSLAKLGEIK, encoded by the coding sequence ATGAGAAAAGAGCTCGAAAAAACCTACGACCCCGGCAAAGTGGAAGACAGCATATACGACTTCTGGCTTAAGGGCAACTACTTCTCCGCGAAGGTCGATCCCGCGAAGAAACCCTACACGATCGTCATTCCCCCACCGAACGTGACCGGTCAGCTCCATATGGGACACGCCCTCGACGAAACGATGCAGGATATCCTTATCCGCACCCGCCGTATGCAGGGCTATTCCGCGCTGTGGATCCCCGGCACCGACCACGCCGGCATCGCCACGCAGATCGTCGTTGAAGCGGACCTCCGCAACAACGAGGGCAAAACGCGCTACGACCTCGGCAGAGAACGTTTCGTCCGCCGCGTCTGGGACTGGAAGGAGCTTTACGGCAGCCGCATCCTCAAGCAGCTGCGCAAGCTCGGCTCATCCTGCGACTGGAGCAGGGAACGCTTCACGATGGACGAGGGCTGCTCCGAGGCGGTCAAGGAGGTCTTCATCAACCTCTACAACAAGGGGCTCATCTACCGCGGCAACCGCATAATCAACTGGTGCCCGCGCTGCACGACCGCGCTTTCCGACGCGGAGGTCGAGTATAAGGAACAGCCCGGCCACTTCTGGCATATCAGATATCCCATCAAGGGCACGTCGAAATCGCTCGTCGTCGCCACCACGCGTCCCGAAACGATGCTCGGCGACACCGCGATCGCTGTCAACCTGAACGACGAACGCTACAAATCCATCGTCGGCAAGACCGCGATCCTGCCCCTCGTCGGCAGGGAAATACCCATCATCGCGGACGAATACGTCGATATGGAGTTCGGCACCGGCTGCGTGAAGATCACGCCCTGCCACGATCCCAACGACTTCGAGGTCGGCAAGCGCCACGGCCTTGAGGAAATACTCATCATGGACGAGAACGCTTGCATCAACGAGAACGGCGGCCGCTACTTCGGGCTCGACAGATACGCCGCCCGCAAGCAGATCGTTGCGGACCTCGAGAAGGAGGGCTACCTCGTCAAGATCGAGGATCACGTCCACAACGTCGGCGAATGCTACCGCTGCAAGACGACGGTCGAGCCGATCGCGTCGCGCCAGTGGTTCGTCAAGATGGCTCCGCTCGCAAAGCCCGCAATCGAAGCGGTCGAGAGCGGCGAGATCAAGTTCGTACCCGAGCGCTTCTCCAAGATATACATCAACTGGATGAACAACATCCACGACTGGTGCATCTCCCGCCAGCTTTGGTGGGGACACCGCATACCCGCGTATTACTGCGACGACTGCGGCGAGATGGTCGTTTCGAAAGAGAACGTCGCCGTCTGCCCGAAGTGCGGCTCGAAGCATATGCGCCAGGACGAGGACGTCCTCGATACCTGGTTCTCCTCCGCGCTCTGGCCGTTCTCGACGCTCGGCTGGCCGAAGCAGACCGCCGACCTCGACTATTTCTACCCGACGACGACGCTCGTGACGGCTTACGACATCATCTTCTTCTGGGTCGCGAGAATGATATTCTCCGGCCTCGAGCACACCGGCAAGCCGCCGTTCAAGACCGTATTCATCCACGGCCTCGTGCGCGACTCGCAGGGCAGGAAGATGTCGAAATCTCTCGGCAACGGCATCGATCCGCTGAAGGTCATCGAGCAGTACGGCGCGGACGCGCTCCGCTTCGCGCTCGCGACGAACAACTCGCCCGGCAACGATATGCGCTTCTCGGACGAGAAGGTCGAGGCGAGCCGCAACTTCGCCAACAAGCTCTGGAACGCCGCGCGCTTCGTGCTGATGAACCTGCACAGCGACGAAACCGCGCTTCCCGCAACGCTGACGCTTGACGACAAGTGGATACTCTCGAAGCTCAACAACGTCGTCGCCGACGTGACCGCGAACATCGACAAGTTCGAGCTCGGCATCGCGCTCGACAAGGTATACAGCTTCATCTGGGACGACTTCTGCGACTGGTACATTGAGCTTGCGAAGATACGCCTCTTCGCGGGCGGTGAGCAGGCCGCCGGAGCCGAGCGCGTGCTCGTCTACGTGCTCGACAAGATCCTGAAGCTGCTGCATCCCTTTATGCCGTTCATCACCGAGGAGATCTGGCAGAGCATCCCGCACGAGGGCAAGGCGCTCGTCGCCGCGCCCTGGCCGGAATACTCCGAAGCGCTCAACTTCGCCTCCGATGAGGAGAGCATGAATCTCATAATGGCGGCGATAAAGGAGATCCGCGCCAAGCGCGCCGCGATGAACATCCCGCTTTCGAAGAAGGCGGCGCTCTTCATCGAGACCGACAAGCCGGAGACATTCGCCAAGGGCGCGGAGTTCTTCAAGCGCCTCGCCGGAGTCAGCGAGATCGAGATAGAACGCGAGCTTTCCGTCGCCAACGCGCTGACGATGGTCGTGCCGTCCGCGAAGCTGATGATCCCGATGAACGAGCTGGTCGATCCCGAGAAGGAGCGCGCCCGCCTCAACAAGGAGAAGGCCGCGACCGAGAACGAGATCACGCGCTGCGAGAGCCGCCTGAACAACGAGGGCTTCATCTCGAAGGCGCCCGCGAAGCTCGTCGATGAGGAGCGCAAAAAGCTCGCCTCCCTCAAGGAGATGCTCGCGAAGATCGAGGATTCGCTCGCGAAACTGGGAGAGATCAAGTGA
- a CDS encoding bifunctional folylpolyglutamate synthase/dihydrofolate synthase, which produces MTYSEALEYLHSYGRLSPTVDLHRIKTLLEGLGNPQNHLKFLHIAGTNGKGSTAAFCASALQEAGYKTGLFISPYVVRFTERIQINGKYIPEELFAAVMEKVKEVAEADPDNYVEFELLTAAAMEWFFRNGCDIVVLEAGIGGRLDATNAVMTTVVSVITSVSFDHTELLGDTLEKIALEKAQIIKSGGSVVVYPEQAEEVFAAIRETAEKKRAEVIIPDLMRLRRREHFFTYKNNDYVITLRGAHQTLNAVTAIEALDELACSGFYKLTREKIALGLMKATMPARFETVSVKPPVVLDGAHNPSGMESLAALLKSEFGGVRVTAVVAMMKDKNAAESLKHLAGVVNKAVAVKVDNPRCMEAEDLRELLAGLGVEASAAPSVAEAVEAARGDPETGAVIVCGSLYLVSEARKIFKADK; this is translated from the coding sequence GTGACTTATTCCGAAGCATTGGAATATCTGCATTCCTACGGTCGGTTATCGCCGACCGTAGATTTGCATAGGATAAAAACCCTGCTTGAAGGCCTCGGCAACCCGCAGAATCACCTCAAGTTCCTGCATATCGCGGGCACGAACGGCAAGGGCTCTACCGCCGCGTTCTGCGCCTCAGCGCTGCAGGAGGCGGGCTACAAGACGGGGCTTTTCATCTCGCCCTACGTCGTGCGTTTCACCGAGCGCATACAGATAAACGGGAAGTATATCCCCGAGGAGCTCTTCGCCGCCGTGATGGAAAAGGTGAAGGAGGTCGCGGAAGCGGATCCGGATAACTACGTCGAGTTCGAGCTGCTGACCGCCGCGGCGATGGAGTGGTTCTTTCGCAACGGGTGCGATATAGTCGTGCTGGAGGCGGGGATAGGCGGCCGCCTCGACGCCACGAACGCCGTTATGACGACGGTCGTTTCGGTAATAACATCCGTTTCCTTCGACCACACCGAGCTGCTCGGCGACACGCTCGAAAAGATCGCGCTCGAGAAGGCGCAGATAATCAAGTCCGGCGGCTCCGTCGTCGTCTATCCGGAGCAGGCGGAGGAGGTCTTCGCCGCGATACGCGAAACGGCGGAGAAGAAACGCGCCGAGGTCATAATCCCCGACCTGATGCGCCTTCGCCGCAGGGAACACTTCTTCACCTACAAAAACAACGACTACGTGATCACGCTGCGCGGCGCGCATCAGACGCTCAACGCAGTGACCGCGATAGAAGCGCTCGACGAGCTGGCGTGCAGCGGCTTCTATAAGCTGACGCGCGAGAAGATCGCGCTCGGGCTGATGAAGGCGACGATGCCTGCGCGGTTCGAGACTGTCAGCGTCAAGCCGCCCGTCGTGCTTGACGGCGCGCACAACCCCTCCGGCATGGAGTCCCTCGCCGCGCTGCTGAAAAGCGAGTTCGGGGGCGTGCGCGTGACCGCCGTCGTCGCGATGATGAAGGACAAAAACGCCGCGGAATCGCTGAAACACCTCGCCGGCGTCGTAAACAAAGCGGTCGCCGTAAAGGTTGACAATCCGCGCTGTATGGAAGCGGAAGACCTGCGCGAACTCCTCGCAGGACTCGGCGTTGAGGCGTCCGCCGCGCCTTCGGTCGCGGAGGCGGTCGAAGCCGCCCGCGGCGATCCCGAAACCGGCGCGGTGATCGTCTGCGGCTCGCTGTATCTGGTTTCGGAGGCGAGAAAAATCTTCAAAGCCGACAAATAG
- a CDS encoding STAS domain-containing protein produces the protein MELKYEQRANTLTLSLPAEIDHHSAKPVREETDRWIAKLRPESVVIDFSGVKFMDSSGIGLILGRYNKVAPYGGRVIVECADRRTLQLLRLAGVQKLVEIKSAAT, from the coding sequence ATGGAGTTGAAATACGAGCAGCGCGCCAACACGCTGACGCTTTCACTGCCGGCGGAGATCGACCACCACTCCGCGAAGCCGGTGCGCGAGGAGACGGACAGGTGGATCGCGAAGCTGCGTCCGGAGTCGGTTGTCATCGACTTTTCCGGCGTGAAGTTCATGGACAGCTCCGGCATCGGGCTGATACTCGGTCGCTACAACAAGGTCGCGCCCTACGGCGGCAGGGTGATAGTCGAATGCGCGGACAGGCGCACGCTTCAGCTGCTGCGGCTCGCGGGCGTGCAGAAGCTGGTTGAAATCAAATCCGCGGCCACTTGA
- the spoIIAB gene encoding anti-sigma F factor produces MKYLNSFKLQFVSRSSNEAFSRSAVAAFLAQLDPTVEELSDIKTAVSEAVTNAIVHGYGNKLGVVYINAYILKDRKIVIDIKDKGKGIEDIQRAMTPLFTTSPESERSGLGFTVMEAFMDKLRVRSKPDKGTVVHMVKTLKAKE; encoded by the coding sequence ATGAAATACCTCAATTCGTTCAAGCTGCAGTTCGTCAGCCGTTCGTCAAACGAGGCCTTCTCGCGCAGCGCGGTGGCGGCGTTTCTCGCGCAGCTTGACCCGACGGTCGAGGAGCTTTCGGACATAAAGACCGCCGTTTCAGAAGCGGTCACCAACGCCATAGTTCACGGCTACGGCAATAAGCTCGGCGTCGTTTATATCAACGCCTACATACTCAAGGACCGTAAGATCGTCATCGACATCAAGGACAAGGGTAAAGGCATCGAGGACATACAGCGCGCGATGACGCCGCTTTTCACCACTTCGCCGGAGAGCGAACGCTCGGGGCTCGGCTTCACCGTTATGGAGGCGTTTATGGACAAGCTCCGCGTGCGTTCGAAGCCGGACAAAGGCACCGTGGTACATATGGTCAAAACGCTGAAGGCGAAGGAATGA
- a CDS encoding sigma-70 family RNA polymerase sigma factor — protein MTERDYDRIVRENVPLVHAVASRFKGRGAEYDDVFQAGCIGLYKAATRYDETLGTAFSTYAVPVMIGEIRMLFRAGGSVKVGRAVKALAAAALAEKERIEKETGAEARLGEIAAVLGETPERVAFALTACAPVASIDADESASYAAPDETENALLRADLCRALALLEPLERRIILLRYRHELSQSGVGRVLSMTQVQVSRREKKVLEKLRAILA, from the coding sequence ATGACCGAGCGCGATTACGACCGCATAGTGCGCGAGAACGTGCCGCTCGTCCACGCCGTCGCGTCGCGCTTCAAGGGCAGGGGCGCGGAGTACGACGACGTTTTCCAGGCGGGGTGTATCGGACTTTACAAAGCGGCGACGCGCTATGATGAAACGCTCGGCACGGCCTTCTCGACCTACGCGGTGCCGGTGATGATAGGGGAGATACGCATGCTTTTCCGCGCCGGCGGCTCCGTCAAGGTCGGGCGTGCCGTAAAAGCGCTTGCCGCCGCCGCGCTCGCGGAAAAGGAGCGCATCGAGAAGGAGACCGGCGCCGAAGCCCGCCTCGGCGAGATCGCAGCCGTGCTGGGCGAAACTCCCGAACGCGTCGCCTTCGCGCTGACCGCCTGCGCTCCAGTCGCCTCCATCGATGCGGACGAAAGCGCCTCATACGCCGCACCGGACGAAACGGAAAACGCATTACTCCGCGCCGACCTCTGCCGCGCGCTCGCGCTGCTCGAGCCGCTCGAGCGGCGGATCATCCTGCTGCGCTACCGCCACGAGCTTTCGCAGTCGGGCGTCGGGCGCGTCCTGTCGATGACGCAGGTGCAGGTCTCCCGCCGCGAAAAGAAGGTGCTGGAAAAACTTCGTGCCATTCTCGCTTGA